One Hemitrygon akajei chromosome 21, sHemAka1.3, whole genome shotgun sequence genomic region harbors:
- the LOC140714162 gene encoding zinc finger CCCH domain-containing protein 10-like gives MPDKDNFTSGGDKGGSSSGDVCRDFLRNVCKRGKRCKFQHPEVIEAPETGASADELPLAKGEVPVCRDYLNGDCQRGAKCKFRHVESELTGGCGGSYDPARPSTAAAHRFDPCTDLCDEYSGHLLKRRRLESMRFDLYDYGVPRPFPVDYRYLEEENLMLRKRVEELKKQASNLMATNEVLLEQNALYRNQPKVVTLANEQQLAPPTVAAVTAYNHSIVQAHNSLSSQTLQSRQELVPAASARPPASAAPPPPGPHLASELALAQTIAQSMATPVSITQAIPGITVSHATTPMVSYAIASQSMRITPIPH, from the coding sequence ATGCCGGACAAGGATAACTTCACCAGCGGCGGAGACAAGGGAGGCAGCAGCTCAGGTGACGTGTGCCGGGACTTCCTACGCAACGTCTGCAAACGGGGCAAGCGCTGCAAGTTCCAGCACCCGGAGGTGATCGAGGCCCCCGAGACAGGTGCCTCGGCTGACGAGCTGCCCCTGGCCAAGGGCGAGGTGCCCGTCTGCCGTGACTACCTGAATGGAGACTGCCAGCGAGGAGCCAAGTGCAAGTTCCGCCACGTGGAGTCAGAGCTCACTGGAGGTTGCGGCGGCTCCTACGATCCAGCGCGCCCGTCCACTGCTGCCGCACACCGCTTCGACCCGTGCACCGACCTCTGCGATGAGTACAGCGGGCACCTGCTGAAGAGGCGGCGGCTGGAGAGCATGCGATTCGACCTGTATGACTACGGCGTGCCGCGCCCCTTCCCGGTGGACTACCGCTACCTGGAGGAGGAGAACCTAATGCTGCGCAAGAGGGTGGAGGAGCTGAAGAAGCAGGCGTCCAACTTGATGGCCACCAACGAGGTCCTGCTGGAACAGAACGCGCTCTACCGCAACCAGCCCAAGGTGGTGACGCTGGCCAACGAGCAGCAGCTGGCTCCACCCACTGTGGCCGCTGTCACTGCCTACAACCACAGCATCGTGCAGGCCCACAACTCGCTGAGCAGCCAGACGCTGCAGTCCCGACAGGAGCTGGTGCCCGCCGCCAGCGCCAGGCCCCCGGCCAGCGCTGCCCCACCACCCCCTGGGCCCCACCTGGCTTCCGAGCTGGCCCTGGCCCAGACTATAGCTCAGAGCATGGCCACGCCCGTCTCCATCACACAGGCCATCCCGGGCATCACTGTGAGCCATGCCACCACCCCGATGGTCAGCTATGCCATCGCCTCACAGAGCATGAGGATTACGCCGATACCCCACTGA